Proteins encoded by one window of Channa argus isolate prfri chromosome 1, Channa argus male v1.0, whole genome shotgun sequence:
- the kif11 gene encoding kinesin-like protein KIF11 isoform X2, with protein MASNNLSGVKREEKGRNIQVVVRCRPFNTVERKSSYGVVDCDQNRKEVMIKTGGVNDKASRKTYTFDMVFGPAAKQIDVYRSVVCPILDEVIMGYNCTVFAYGQTGTGKTFTMEGERSPDEQFTWEEDPLAGIIPRTLHQIFEKLSENGTEFSVKVSLLEIYNEELFDLLSPSEDVNERLQLFDDPRNKRGVVVKGLEEVTVHNKDEVYQILERGAAKRRTASTLMNAYSSRSHSVFSVTIHMKEITLDGEELVKIGKLNLVDLAGSENIGRSGAVDKRAREAGNINQSLLTLGRVITALVEKRPHVPYRESKLTRILQDSLGGRTKTSIIATVSPSSSNLEETLSTLEYASRAKNIMNKPEVNQKLTKRTLIKEYTEEIERLKRDLAATRDKNGVYLSSENYEGMKSQITAHEEQIAEYTDKIAAMEEELKKVTELFVDSKTKLEQCTIDLDEKQQRLEETSRDLQHTKVKLSQEEFICSELSSVQETLYNTAGQLLNTVDASTSDVSGLHDKLERKKRVEQHNWQIQQSFAQRMAGAFSTMQRCVQEEGAKHQDMLSSYSQAIDGLLVTNEAALKGALTTVECFVGGVGQLVAEGVARCKERVQQQEVQCLQDKESLLQLLEEHQQDMEEVLVNRTQMGLSAVKELSETLKASVETHRALAHKVEAMKEFGLFFSGLVQELAGLRVSTVQGLTSLQAEHDKLEDEIRQAQERHETGMKRTIQCLQDQFNLLVMESQKDYASLRLTSKTLQKPIQTIHDNINSGCSTVEHQLSTQADLLSSTSSSLASSLRLNAEESSQTLEEMTGCTSHLQSSVSGLVERGLQWSSRAREHADAQAQEGLSLIQKISTEAQTLHQSLETCCTEQLQTAEEQFSGQQKEVKQALAAVQNKASVDQTLLDQQQAELQEHLETSQQLVYSFLQDELQQDVPTGTTPQRREFVYPRQLTKSKTRSELLESLRIQQEDLQAALEEEDGELEEEDKESQVDNDSLEDELSTCNESVATEPSFIDENLVFNESKRVPFFKKKGGKKETKIPARPKASENEASTPQRSRLPLRCQN; from the exons ATGGCTTCAAACAACCTGAGCGGAGTTAAACGGGAGGAAAAGGGAAGGAACATCCAGGTCGTCGTCAGATGCAG GCCTTTTAACACTGTGGAGCGTAAGTCGTCCTATGGGGTCGTCGACTGTGATCAAAACAGGAAGGAGGTGATGATTAAGACCGGAGGGGTGAACGACAAGGCGTCACGAAAAACCTACACTTTTGACATG GTGTTTGGTCCAGCTGCCAAACAGATTGATGTGTACAGGAGCGTCGTTTGCCCCATTCTCGATGAAGTCATCATGGGATACAACTGCACAGTTTTTGC CTACGGtcagacaggaacaggaaagaCATTCACcatggagggagagaggagtCCAGATGAGCAGTTCACATGGGAGGAG GATCCTCTAGCCGGCATCATCCCAAGAACGCTGCACCAGATCTTTGAGAAACTTTCGGAGAATGGCACTGAGTTCTCTGTCAAAGTCTCCCTGCTGGAGATTTACAACGAGGAGCTGTTTGACCTGCTCAGCCCCAGCGAGGACGTCAACGAGCGACTGCAGCTGTTCGATGACCCGCGCAATAAG CGTGGTGTGGTGGTGAAGGGTCTGGAGGAGGTGACTGTTCACAACAAAGATGAAGTTTATCAGATTCTGGAGAGGGGAGCAGCCAAGAGGAGAACAGCCTCTACGCTCATGAACGCCTATTCCAG TCGCTCACACTCAGTGTTCTCAGTCACTATTCACATGAAAGAGATTACTCTGGATGGTGAGGAGCTGGTGAAGATCGGCAAACTCAACCTG GTGGATCTTGCCGGCAGCGAGAACATCGGGCGTTCAGGTGCAGTGGACAAGCGAGCTCGCGAGGCAGGAAACATCAACCAGTCTCTGTTGACGTTGGGCCGAGTGATCACTGCCCTGGTGGAGAAGAGGCCTCACGTCCCCTATAG AGAATCAAAGCTTACTAGAATCCTGCAGGACTCCCTGGGAGGACGAACAAAAACTTCCATCATTGCCACAGTGTCTCCGTCATCCAGCAACCTGGAA GAGACCTTGAGCACTCTGGAATATGCCAGCAGGGCCAAGAACATCATGAACAAACCTGAAGTTAACCAGAAACTCACAAAGAGGACGCTCATCAAG GAATACACAGAGGAGATCGAGCGGCTGAAGCGAGACCTGGCTGCCACTCGAGACAAGAATGGAGTTTATTTGTCTTCAGAAAACTACGA GGGTATGAAGAGTCAGATCACTGCTCACGAGGAGCAGATTGCAGAGTACACCGACAAGATTGCTGCCATGGAGGAGGAGCTCAAGAAG GTGACTGAGCTGTTTGTGGACAGTAAAACCAAACTGGAGCAGTGCACCATCGACCTGGATGAGAAGCAGCAGAG gcTGGAGGAGACAAGCAGAGACCTGCAGCACACTAAAGTGAAGCTGAGTCAGGAGGAGTTTATCTGCTCTGAGCTCTCATCTGTCCAGGAAACCCTTTACAACACTGCCGGACAG CTGCTGAACACTGTGGATGCCAGCACTAGTGATGTTTCAGGTCTCCACGACAAGCTGGAGAGGAAGAAACGG GTGGAGCAGCACAACTGGCAGATCCAGCAGAGCTTTGCTCAGCGGATGGCGGGAGCGTTCAGCACTATGCAGCGCTGTGTTCAGGAGGAAGGAGCTAAACATCAGGACATGCTGAGCAGCTACTCACAGGCCATCG ACGGTTTGCTTGTGACAAACGAAGCCGCTCTAAAAGGAGCTCTGACCACCGTCGAGTGCTTTGTGGGGGGAGTCGGTCAGCTGGTGGCTGAGGGCGTGGCTCGCTGTAAGGAGAGagtgcagcagcaggaggtgCAGTGTCTGCAGGATAAGGAGAGTCTTCTGCAGCTGCTG GAAGAGCATCAACAGGACATGGAGGAAGTCCTGGTGAATCGGACTCAAATGGGTTTATCAGCTGTTAAAGAGCTCAGTGAGACTCTGAAAGCCTCAGTGGAGACGCATCGAGCTCTGGCTCACAAG GTTGAAGCGATGAAGGAGTTTGGTCTGTTTTTCAGCGGCTTGGTGCAGGAGCTGGCAGGGCTGCGGGTGTCCACTGTGCAGGGCCTGACCTCTCTGCAGGCTGAACACGACAAGCTGGAGGATGAGATCAGACAGGCTCAGGAGAGACACGAGACC GGTATGAAGCGAACCATCCAGTGTCTGCAGGACCAgttcaacctgctggtcatgGAGTCCCAGAAGGACTACGCTAGTCTACGCTTGACCTCTAAAACTCTGCAGAAACCCATACAGACCATCCATGACAATATCAACAG TGGTTGCAGTACAGTAGAGCATCAGCTGTCAACCCAGGCAGACCTCCTCTCCTCTACCAGCTCGTCCCTTGCCTCCTCGTTGCGTCTGAATGCAGAGGAGAGCTCGCAGACACTCGAAGAGATGACAGGCTGCACCTCCCACCTCCAAAGCTCTGTGTCTG GTCTGGTGGAACGTGGCCTCCAGTGGAGCTCCAGAGCCAGGGAGCATGCAGATGCTCAAGCCCAGGAAGGCCTCTCACTCATACAGAAAATTTCCACAGAAGCACAGACACTGCATCAg AGCTTGGAGACATGCTGCACAGAGCAGCTCCAGACAGCTGAAGAGCAGTTTTCTGGCCAACAGAAGGAGGTAAAACAGGCTCTGGCTGCTGTGCAGAACAAGGCGTCAGTGGATCAGACTCTCCTGGACCAGCAGCAGGCTGAGCTTCAGGAACACTTGGAGACAAGCCAACAGCTGGTCTACAGCTTCCTGCAGGATGAGCTGCAGCAAGATGTTCCCACtg GCACGACCCCTCAGCGTCGGGAATTTGTGTATCCAAGGCAGCTGACGAAGTCAAAGacccgcagcgagctgctggaGAGCCTGAGGATACAGCAGGAGGATCTGCAGGCTGCCTTGGAAGAGGAGGATggggagctggaggaggaggacaaggaAAGCCAGGTGGACAAC
- the kif11 gene encoding kinesin-like protein KIF11 isoform X1: MASNNLSGVKREEKGRNIQVVVRCRPFNTVERKSSYGVVDCDQNRKEVMIKTGGVNDKASRKTYTFDMVFGPAAKQIDVYRSVVCPILDEVIMGYNCTVFAYGQTGTGKTFTMEGERSPDEQFTWEEDPLAGIIPRTLHQIFEKLSENGTEFSVKVSLLEIYNEELFDLLSPSEDVNERLQLFDDPRNKRGVVVKGLEEVTVHNKDEVYQILERGAAKRRTASTLMNAYSSRSHSVFSVTIHMKEITLDGEELVKIGKLNLVDLAGSENIGRSGAVDKRAREAGNINQSLLTLGRVITALVEKRPHVPYRESKLTRILQDSLGGRTKTSIIATVSPSSSNLEETLSTLEYASRAKNIMNKPEVNQKLTKRTLIKEYTEEIERLKRDLAATRDKNGVYLSSENYEGMKSQITAHEEQIAEYTDKIAAMEEELKKVTELFVDSKTKLEQCTIDLDEKQQRLEETSRDLQHTKVKLSQEEFICSELSSVQETLYNTAGQLLNTVDASTSDVSGLHDKLERKKRVEQHNWQIQQSFAQRMAGAFSTMQRCVQEEGAKHQDMLSSYSQAIDGLLVTNEAALKGALTTVECFVGGVGQLVAEGVARCKERVQQQEVQCLQDKESLLQLLEEHQQDMEEVLVNRTQMGLSAVKELSETLKASVETHRALAHKVEAMKEFGLFFSGLVQELAGLRVSTVQGLTSLQAEHDKLEDEIRQAQERHETGMKRTIQCLQDQFNLLVMESQKDYASLRLTSKTLQKPIQTIHDNINSGCSTVEHQLSTQADLLSSTSSSLASSLRLNAEESSQTLEEMTGCTSHLQSSVSGLVERGLQWSSRAREHADAQAQEGLSLIQKISTEAQTLHQSLETCCTEQLQTAEEQFSGQQKEVKQALAAVQNKASVDQTLLDQQQAELQEHLETSQQLVYSFLQDELQQDVPTGTTPQRREFVYPRQLTKSKTRSELLESLRIQQEDLQAALEEEDGELEEEDKESQVDNDSLEDELSTCNESVATEPSFIDENLVFNESKRVPFFKQKKGGKKETKIPARPKASENEASTPQRSRLPLRCQN, encoded by the exons ATGGCTTCAAACAACCTGAGCGGAGTTAAACGGGAGGAAAAGGGAAGGAACATCCAGGTCGTCGTCAGATGCAG GCCTTTTAACACTGTGGAGCGTAAGTCGTCCTATGGGGTCGTCGACTGTGATCAAAACAGGAAGGAGGTGATGATTAAGACCGGAGGGGTGAACGACAAGGCGTCACGAAAAACCTACACTTTTGACATG GTGTTTGGTCCAGCTGCCAAACAGATTGATGTGTACAGGAGCGTCGTTTGCCCCATTCTCGATGAAGTCATCATGGGATACAACTGCACAGTTTTTGC CTACGGtcagacaggaacaggaaagaCATTCACcatggagggagagaggagtCCAGATGAGCAGTTCACATGGGAGGAG GATCCTCTAGCCGGCATCATCCCAAGAACGCTGCACCAGATCTTTGAGAAACTTTCGGAGAATGGCACTGAGTTCTCTGTCAAAGTCTCCCTGCTGGAGATTTACAACGAGGAGCTGTTTGACCTGCTCAGCCCCAGCGAGGACGTCAACGAGCGACTGCAGCTGTTCGATGACCCGCGCAATAAG CGTGGTGTGGTGGTGAAGGGTCTGGAGGAGGTGACTGTTCACAACAAAGATGAAGTTTATCAGATTCTGGAGAGGGGAGCAGCCAAGAGGAGAACAGCCTCTACGCTCATGAACGCCTATTCCAG TCGCTCACACTCAGTGTTCTCAGTCACTATTCACATGAAAGAGATTACTCTGGATGGTGAGGAGCTGGTGAAGATCGGCAAACTCAACCTG GTGGATCTTGCCGGCAGCGAGAACATCGGGCGTTCAGGTGCAGTGGACAAGCGAGCTCGCGAGGCAGGAAACATCAACCAGTCTCTGTTGACGTTGGGCCGAGTGATCACTGCCCTGGTGGAGAAGAGGCCTCACGTCCCCTATAG AGAATCAAAGCTTACTAGAATCCTGCAGGACTCCCTGGGAGGACGAACAAAAACTTCCATCATTGCCACAGTGTCTCCGTCATCCAGCAACCTGGAA GAGACCTTGAGCACTCTGGAATATGCCAGCAGGGCCAAGAACATCATGAACAAACCTGAAGTTAACCAGAAACTCACAAAGAGGACGCTCATCAAG GAATACACAGAGGAGATCGAGCGGCTGAAGCGAGACCTGGCTGCCACTCGAGACAAGAATGGAGTTTATTTGTCTTCAGAAAACTACGA GGGTATGAAGAGTCAGATCACTGCTCACGAGGAGCAGATTGCAGAGTACACCGACAAGATTGCTGCCATGGAGGAGGAGCTCAAGAAG GTGACTGAGCTGTTTGTGGACAGTAAAACCAAACTGGAGCAGTGCACCATCGACCTGGATGAGAAGCAGCAGAG gcTGGAGGAGACAAGCAGAGACCTGCAGCACACTAAAGTGAAGCTGAGTCAGGAGGAGTTTATCTGCTCTGAGCTCTCATCTGTCCAGGAAACCCTTTACAACACTGCCGGACAG CTGCTGAACACTGTGGATGCCAGCACTAGTGATGTTTCAGGTCTCCACGACAAGCTGGAGAGGAAGAAACGG GTGGAGCAGCACAACTGGCAGATCCAGCAGAGCTTTGCTCAGCGGATGGCGGGAGCGTTCAGCACTATGCAGCGCTGTGTTCAGGAGGAAGGAGCTAAACATCAGGACATGCTGAGCAGCTACTCACAGGCCATCG ACGGTTTGCTTGTGACAAACGAAGCCGCTCTAAAAGGAGCTCTGACCACCGTCGAGTGCTTTGTGGGGGGAGTCGGTCAGCTGGTGGCTGAGGGCGTGGCTCGCTGTAAGGAGAGagtgcagcagcaggaggtgCAGTGTCTGCAGGATAAGGAGAGTCTTCTGCAGCTGCTG GAAGAGCATCAACAGGACATGGAGGAAGTCCTGGTGAATCGGACTCAAATGGGTTTATCAGCTGTTAAAGAGCTCAGTGAGACTCTGAAAGCCTCAGTGGAGACGCATCGAGCTCTGGCTCACAAG GTTGAAGCGATGAAGGAGTTTGGTCTGTTTTTCAGCGGCTTGGTGCAGGAGCTGGCAGGGCTGCGGGTGTCCACTGTGCAGGGCCTGACCTCTCTGCAGGCTGAACACGACAAGCTGGAGGATGAGATCAGACAGGCTCAGGAGAGACACGAGACC GGTATGAAGCGAACCATCCAGTGTCTGCAGGACCAgttcaacctgctggtcatgGAGTCCCAGAAGGACTACGCTAGTCTACGCTTGACCTCTAAAACTCTGCAGAAACCCATACAGACCATCCATGACAATATCAACAG TGGTTGCAGTACAGTAGAGCATCAGCTGTCAACCCAGGCAGACCTCCTCTCCTCTACCAGCTCGTCCCTTGCCTCCTCGTTGCGTCTGAATGCAGAGGAGAGCTCGCAGACACTCGAAGAGATGACAGGCTGCACCTCCCACCTCCAAAGCTCTGTGTCTG GTCTGGTGGAACGTGGCCTCCAGTGGAGCTCCAGAGCCAGGGAGCATGCAGATGCTCAAGCCCAGGAAGGCCTCTCACTCATACAGAAAATTTCCACAGAAGCACAGACACTGCATCAg AGCTTGGAGACATGCTGCACAGAGCAGCTCCAGACAGCTGAAGAGCAGTTTTCTGGCCAACAGAAGGAGGTAAAACAGGCTCTGGCTGCTGTGCAGAACAAGGCGTCAGTGGATCAGACTCTCCTGGACCAGCAGCAGGCTGAGCTTCAGGAACACTTGGAGACAAGCCAACAGCTGGTCTACAGCTTCCTGCAGGATGAGCTGCAGCAAGATGTTCCCACtg GCACGACCCCTCAGCGTCGGGAATTTGTGTATCCAAGGCAGCTGACGAAGTCAAAGacccgcagcgagctgctggaGAGCCTGAGGATACAGCAGGAGGATCTGCAGGCTGCCTTGGAAGAGGAGGATggggagctggaggaggaggacaaggaAAGCCAGGTGGACAAC
- the kif11 gene encoding kinesin-like protein KIF11 isoform X3 — MASNNLSGVKREEKGRNIQVVVRCRPFNTVERKSSYGVVDCDQNRKEVMIKTGGVNDKASRKTYTFDMVFGPAAKQIDVYRSVVCPILDEVIMGYNCTVFAYGQTGTGKTFTMEGERSPDEQFTWEEDPLAGIIPRTLHQIFEKLSENGTEFSVKVSLLEIYNEELFDLLSPSEDVNERLQLFDDPRNKRGVVVKGLEEVTVHNKDEVYQILERGAAKRRTASTLMNAYSSRSHSVFSVTIHMKEITLDGEELVKIGKLNLVDLAGSENIGRSGAVDKRAREAGNINQSLLTLGRVITALVEKRPHVPYRESKLTRILQDSLGGRTKTSIIATVSPSSSNLEETLSTLEYASRAKNIMNKPEVNQKLTKRTLIKEYTEEIERLKRDLAATRDKNGVYLSSENYEGMKSQITAHEEQIAEYTDKIAAMEEELKKVTELFVDSKTKLEQCTIDLDEKQQRLEETSRDLQHTKVKLSQEEFICSELSSVQETLYNTAGQLLNTVDASTSDVSGLHDKLERKKRVEQHNWQIQQSFAQRMAGAFSTMQRCVQEEGAKHQDMLSSYSQAIDGLLVTNEAALKGALTTVECFVGGVGQLVAEGVARCKERVQQQEVQCLQDKESLLQLLEEHQQDMEEVLVNRTQMGLSAVKELSETLKASVETHRALAHKVEAMKEFGLFFSGLVQELAGLRVSTVQGLTSLQAEHDKLEDEIRQAQERHETGMKRTIQCLQDQFNLLVMESQKDYASLRLTSKTLQKPIQTIHDNINSGCSTVEHQLSTQADLLSSTSSSLASSLRLNAEESSQTLEEMTGCTSHLQSSVSGLVERGLQWSSRAREHADAQAQEGLSLIQKISTEAQTLHQSLETCCTEQLQTAEEQFSGQQKEVKQALAAVQNKASVDQTLLDQQQAELQEHLETSQQLVYSFLQDELQQDVPTGTTPQRREFVYPRQLTKSKTRSELLESLRIQQEDLQAALEEEDGELEEEDKESQDSLEDELSTCNESVATEPSFIDENLVFNESKRVPFFKQKKGGKKETKIPARPKASENEASTPQRSRLPLRCQN, encoded by the exons ATGGCTTCAAACAACCTGAGCGGAGTTAAACGGGAGGAAAAGGGAAGGAACATCCAGGTCGTCGTCAGATGCAG GCCTTTTAACACTGTGGAGCGTAAGTCGTCCTATGGGGTCGTCGACTGTGATCAAAACAGGAAGGAGGTGATGATTAAGACCGGAGGGGTGAACGACAAGGCGTCACGAAAAACCTACACTTTTGACATG GTGTTTGGTCCAGCTGCCAAACAGATTGATGTGTACAGGAGCGTCGTTTGCCCCATTCTCGATGAAGTCATCATGGGATACAACTGCACAGTTTTTGC CTACGGtcagacaggaacaggaaagaCATTCACcatggagggagagaggagtCCAGATGAGCAGTTCACATGGGAGGAG GATCCTCTAGCCGGCATCATCCCAAGAACGCTGCACCAGATCTTTGAGAAACTTTCGGAGAATGGCACTGAGTTCTCTGTCAAAGTCTCCCTGCTGGAGATTTACAACGAGGAGCTGTTTGACCTGCTCAGCCCCAGCGAGGACGTCAACGAGCGACTGCAGCTGTTCGATGACCCGCGCAATAAG CGTGGTGTGGTGGTGAAGGGTCTGGAGGAGGTGACTGTTCACAACAAAGATGAAGTTTATCAGATTCTGGAGAGGGGAGCAGCCAAGAGGAGAACAGCCTCTACGCTCATGAACGCCTATTCCAG TCGCTCACACTCAGTGTTCTCAGTCACTATTCACATGAAAGAGATTACTCTGGATGGTGAGGAGCTGGTGAAGATCGGCAAACTCAACCTG GTGGATCTTGCCGGCAGCGAGAACATCGGGCGTTCAGGTGCAGTGGACAAGCGAGCTCGCGAGGCAGGAAACATCAACCAGTCTCTGTTGACGTTGGGCCGAGTGATCACTGCCCTGGTGGAGAAGAGGCCTCACGTCCCCTATAG AGAATCAAAGCTTACTAGAATCCTGCAGGACTCCCTGGGAGGACGAACAAAAACTTCCATCATTGCCACAGTGTCTCCGTCATCCAGCAACCTGGAA GAGACCTTGAGCACTCTGGAATATGCCAGCAGGGCCAAGAACATCATGAACAAACCTGAAGTTAACCAGAAACTCACAAAGAGGACGCTCATCAAG GAATACACAGAGGAGATCGAGCGGCTGAAGCGAGACCTGGCTGCCACTCGAGACAAGAATGGAGTTTATTTGTCTTCAGAAAACTACGA GGGTATGAAGAGTCAGATCACTGCTCACGAGGAGCAGATTGCAGAGTACACCGACAAGATTGCTGCCATGGAGGAGGAGCTCAAGAAG GTGACTGAGCTGTTTGTGGACAGTAAAACCAAACTGGAGCAGTGCACCATCGACCTGGATGAGAAGCAGCAGAG gcTGGAGGAGACAAGCAGAGACCTGCAGCACACTAAAGTGAAGCTGAGTCAGGAGGAGTTTATCTGCTCTGAGCTCTCATCTGTCCAGGAAACCCTTTACAACACTGCCGGACAG CTGCTGAACACTGTGGATGCCAGCACTAGTGATGTTTCAGGTCTCCACGACAAGCTGGAGAGGAAGAAACGG GTGGAGCAGCACAACTGGCAGATCCAGCAGAGCTTTGCTCAGCGGATGGCGGGAGCGTTCAGCACTATGCAGCGCTGTGTTCAGGAGGAAGGAGCTAAACATCAGGACATGCTGAGCAGCTACTCACAGGCCATCG ACGGTTTGCTTGTGACAAACGAAGCCGCTCTAAAAGGAGCTCTGACCACCGTCGAGTGCTTTGTGGGGGGAGTCGGTCAGCTGGTGGCTGAGGGCGTGGCTCGCTGTAAGGAGAGagtgcagcagcaggaggtgCAGTGTCTGCAGGATAAGGAGAGTCTTCTGCAGCTGCTG GAAGAGCATCAACAGGACATGGAGGAAGTCCTGGTGAATCGGACTCAAATGGGTTTATCAGCTGTTAAAGAGCTCAGTGAGACTCTGAAAGCCTCAGTGGAGACGCATCGAGCTCTGGCTCACAAG GTTGAAGCGATGAAGGAGTTTGGTCTGTTTTTCAGCGGCTTGGTGCAGGAGCTGGCAGGGCTGCGGGTGTCCACTGTGCAGGGCCTGACCTCTCTGCAGGCTGAACACGACAAGCTGGAGGATGAGATCAGACAGGCTCAGGAGAGACACGAGACC GGTATGAAGCGAACCATCCAGTGTCTGCAGGACCAgttcaacctgctggtcatgGAGTCCCAGAAGGACTACGCTAGTCTACGCTTGACCTCTAAAACTCTGCAGAAACCCATACAGACCATCCATGACAATATCAACAG TGGTTGCAGTACAGTAGAGCATCAGCTGTCAACCCAGGCAGACCTCCTCTCCTCTACCAGCTCGTCCCTTGCCTCCTCGTTGCGTCTGAATGCAGAGGAGAGCTCGCAGACACTCGAAGAGATGACAGGCTGCACCTCCCACCTCCAAAGCTCTGTGTCTG GTCTGGTGGAACGTGGCCTCCAGTGGAGCTCCAGAGCCAGGGAGCATGCAGATGCTCAAGCCCAGGAAGGCCTCTCACTCATACAGAAAATTTCCACAGAAGCACAGACACTGCATCAg AGCTTGGAGACATGCTGCACAGAGCAGCTCCAGACAGCTGAAGAGCAGTTTTCTGGCCAACAGAAGGAGGTAAAACAGGCTCTGGCTGCTGTGCAGAACAAGGCGTCAGTGGATCAGACTCTCCTGGACCAGCAGCAGGCTGAGCTTCAGGAACACTTGGAGACAAGCCAACAGCTGGTCTACAGCTTCCTGCAGGATGAGCTGCAGCAAGATGTTCCCACtg GCACGACCCCTCAGCGTCGGGAATTTGTGTATCCAAGGCAGCTGACGAAGTCAAAGacccgcagcgagctgctggaGAGCCTGAGGATACAGCAGGAGGATCTGCAGGCTGCCTTGGAAGAGGAGGATggggagctggaggaggaggacaaggaAAGCCAG